The Anabas testudineus chromosome 3, fAnaTes1.2, whole genome shotgun sequence sequence tctcgCCCTAGAATGAGCAGGTGTTAGACGTTCACCTGACCGGTTGACCcagctgttctgtctgttttcacattttatgaccagcAAACAACGAATAGTTCACTTACTGTTTGTTAGCATTGTAAACAACAGAATTACGTATTAAActgttgtgtggttttattATGAATGTGCTGTCTGTGCAATAGTTTTGCcactttaaaacattaatgtcCATGTGGAACTTGTGTATAATAATTTGCAGATATTAATGTGTGACCTTCCTTAGTTTAAATgcttatgttttcattttgtcctgCAGCCCTGAGAGACCCCATGGCCATGGAGCGAGCCAACCTGCTGAACATGGCCAAGTTGAGCATTAAAGGGCTGATCGAGTCGGCTCTGAGCTTCGGGCGGACTCTGGACTCGGACTACCCGCCTCTCCAGCAGTTCTTTGTCGTCATGGAGCACTGTCTCAAACATGGTCTCAGAGGTAGGAAGAAGTGGTTTTAAATGGTGTTAAAGTGGCCGTATCTGCAGGCCCCtccctttgtttgtttttggtgtttgtCTTACTAAGAAggctctcttcctctttctccagtGAAAAAGTCCTTTCTGGGCTTTAACAAGTCCCTGTGGGGTCCTCTGGAACTGGTGGAGAAACTTTGTCCTGAAGCAGCAGAGATCTCAGCCTCTGTACGAGACCTGCCTGGGCTTAAGTAAGGAGTAGACTTCTGTACACACCTGTTTACACACTGTTTAACTAAACATCCTGGTTGAGAAACATGAGCCACAACAAGCACACACTCCCCCGTACAGTAGTAACATGAGAATGTGACCTGAGCTGGATCAGGGAAGTACCTGAGTCTGATTTACTTTCACTTCACCTTTCCTCTCCCTGCTGCTTCACATCTTCCTTTTCCTATTTCTCTACTTCTTCCTTGTTGTCTGTTATCTGTGTAGACACGTTTTCTTAAGGTGTGACAAGTAGTTTAAGAATGAATTTGTCAGTTTGGCCCAGATATACCTTCTAGAATAAACATCTTACAGGGTGTGGTAGTTTATTTACTGCATGTATCTGACAGTAATACATTTCTGTGGCCTTTTTGATTTGGCTTACTACAACTGTGACTATGATGTACACATCTTTTATCACTGTGGGTGGTAAAATATCAACATCGAAACACCTGCTGGTGCATCTCGTGTCCTCTAGTGGCTGTATGCACAAGAACTCAACGTCcatgtttaactttttattcACTGCACAGCAGAGCTTCCAGGAAAGGAGGGAAGTGAGTAACGTTATGCTGTAAATTCAGCAAAATGAGGAACAGTTGTGCtcattttaatggaaaacagAGTCTATTTTCTTTGGTGGTGCTGAGTCAGACCAACAGACATGCTGCGCAGACTCGGCATGTGCCTACAAATTTTCTTGAGAAGAAAGTTATGCAACAATAACACTGTTGCAATCATTGAGGTCGAAATGGGACAAAATAGTTTGGCCATGTAGAATGGTTGAACATTTAGGTCAGGAGAGAAACTCTTTTGATAGTGTTACTAGTCAAAGTTAAATGTAGAATTAGTAGTTTGATCAGATTtgaagctgatgttttttttgaaCCAGCTTGGTAACCTCAGAACCTCATCTTcaatgtgtgttttccaggaCTCCTTTAGGCAGGGCCAGGGCCTGGTTGCGTCTGGCTCTGATGCAGAAACGGCTGGCCGATTATCTGCGACTCCTCATCACCAGAAAAGATCTGCTCAGGTACGTCGCACACAAAGAAGGTGCATGGAGATGGAAAACGTCCCATTTTGGCAGCAAACCTCGATTACAGAAATCATTGCGTGTCTGTTTCACAGTGATTTCTATGAGAATTCAGCGCtgatgctggaggaggagggagcagtGATCGTAGGCCTGCTGGTGGGCCTGAACGTCATCGATGCCAACCTGTGTGTCAAAGGCGAGGACCTGGACTCTCAGGTAGCCGCTGCCCTGAAACAGAATTCTGATTGTGGTTGGATctgattttctgtttgcagCATAGCATGCAGAGGAGTGAATTTATGTTGGCTGGAATGATTTTTTAATCTACTGTGACTTTCAGGAAGCAGAATTACCTGTTTCATCACATTACCTTGGCATCAGCGGGTGGAGAGCAGATGCTGTGGTGTCATGTTTCTACTGTTCTGAGTGCAAATGCATATCCTCGTTAATGCAAACGACCTGACTGAGTGTGGCTGAGACGGAGTAGTAATGTGAAGTCATGAGGATTTTTGTTCTGACTACAGGATGATGATTTAGAAATAACATTAGATACCTGCAGagatttattataatgtaaagAAACGCTTATATCCagcttaataaataatacagcagGAGTCATTTACTCCACTCACCCACTTTAactcctctgcaggtttcacaTCAAGCTCATGGGGACAGGTGTTTATGCCTCTTTGAGTGTTTGGAATCTGACCCTGAAATCTTCTATCTTCTTTGTTCAGGTTGGTGTGATCGACTTCTCCATGTACCTGAAGAACGACATTGACGATTACAGGAGCGAAGAGAGGTTTGATCCGTCTTTGTCTGCTTCATACATCCTGTCGtcgtctctctctgctgctttgtacagttgttttatgtctgtttccatggcaacaggaATAGCCAGATAGCATCCATCTTGGATCAGAAGAACTATGTGGAAGAACTGAACCGACAACTCAAGTAAGAAACAGTTTTCCCCCCACAATTCCTGGAACGGGTGTTACAAACGTTCAGGAAGTTCAAGGATggagttttatttagtttttacaaaTCAAATTAGCTTTGATCCTGTGAAAGTGCGTCTCACATGTACAGATACTGACTGtcagtcacatttatttttctcacagACCTGGTATCTAATTTAAACCAACCAGGATTGATACCTTCAAATTCGTCAGCTGTAAGAATTAAAACTAGGTGATTCAAATCAGACTGTGATTGTGTAATATCACGATAAATCACTCTGTTACTGTTGCTATCTTTGATATAAGCTGCTTAACATATTTCAAATGCCAAGTTACAGGGTGTTCAATAGATACACAGAAAATATCTGTGAAATTAAACCATAAAACCACTTGAGTCCAATAATATGGTTATAAAAAATACCATGCTATGCAATTGACGCATTTGCTCCATTACTGGGGGAGACTTTGTTGGTAAAAGCTTGGTTGCCCTTTGATATTAAAGATAGTTTTTCAGGTGTGTCAAACAATGATCAGGTGGCCACATCTACACTCAAACAGGTTTTTCTTGCTGTGATCAGTCAGCAGTTACtgtcttttaattaaaatattcctctcttcacagctgcagtgagggaataataataaagtcattGTGCTTTAAAGGGTGTAACATTTAAAGAGGTCCACTGTATTTATCTTTTACTCAGACTTCTGAATTCATAAACTATGTCATTCGGCACAAAACAAGTGCTGGGAATTTTGACCCCTGTCACCCATATTGTGCACTGGGAAGTGATCTTATAAAGACCGATATGAAGACGAGGAACAGCAAGAAAAACCTGTTCCAGTGTCGATAAGGACGCCTGACGATTCAAGACACACAGTATCTGTTGATGACCTGTCACAGTTATCAGTTGACTGGTATCTAACCAGAGGAACTTCATATTCCCATTTTAACACCTCAGCTGTGAATAGTAATGCTACAAACCATCACTATGTTCTGAAAAGTGGTAAATTCTTTGAGACTCtaacatgtttgtatgtgtttgtgtctctagCACCACAGTCCACGGTCTTCAGGGCCGAGTGGACTCTCTGGAGAAGTCCAACTCTAAACTCATAGAGGAGGTGAGGCCCACCCTCCAAATCTATATGTTAGAGTGAAGGTGGAAGTTAATAGACACCAGGAGAAAACTGTACGAGACCTAAACATATTAAAGCCAAAAGGATCAGAATATAACCTGCTGTTAGTGACATGATTCATTACGTCAAGTGCTCCTTTTGTTTGCAGTTAGCCATAGCCAAGAACAACATCATCAAATTGCAGGaagaaaaccagcagctgagGAGTGAGAACACCATTATTCTGCTGAAGACACAACAACATTTAGAGgtacagtctcacacacacacacacacacacacacacacactgcaagtAAAGAGTTTTATCAGCTGCACCCGACCATAAAGCTACAACTGCAGTCGTTAATATTAGTATTAAGTTGGAGGACGAGATGGTAAAACTGTTGTCCAACACGCTGACATGTTCTTCCTGTTGTTTACTCTAGGTAACTCAAGGTGACGTGACGGTGGAGAGAGACACATACAAACAGTCTCGTCAGGGTTTGGATGAGATGTACAACGAGGCTCGGAGACAGCTGAAGGAGGAGTGTCAGCTTAGACAGGTCTCACTGTATCTGCTTGTGTATTCAAATATATGTAGTTTAAGTAGTGACTGTATGAATAATAAcagattatgtgtgtgtggtttctctTTTTAGGATGTGGAGAACGAGTTGGTTGTGCAGGTGtcaatgaaacaggaaatggagcTGGCCATGAAACTTCTGGAAAAAGACATTCATGAGAAACAGGTCGGcagttatttttgttctgtctttccTCATTGTCATAATCTGCTTTTGCATGCTGCAGATCAAATCAGATTACTCCTCTACCCTGGACCTGCTTTGCAGGTATGGCTCACAGACTGTAACTATACAGAGAAAGGCGACAaagctttatgtttttttgagCAGGTAGAAAAGTACAAGCAGATACAGGAGCTTCTTTTCACAAGGTCTCATCATTCATCCAAACGCTTCACTGCACTACTGtcaggcacaaacacacttataaTAAACAGATAAAGAACACAATTATGCATGTATGTGGCAGAGAAATCAGGTTACAAACACTTACAAACTTGTCTATTAAAGAAAGTCAAGTGGTCCTGGTTCAacagtgtacaaatacacaaGACTTATGGGTATTATTACTGGTGAGGTAAATTTTGACCTGATGATAATGAAGATGATGTTCTTCAGATTTGTCAAATTAATAACAAGCTCTTTGGGGacataaactaaaaatataacaCCGGCCTTTACTTTCCACAAGAGGCCACCAACAATCTGTCAACTCTGCAACATAAACACCATCGTCTGACATTTGTAGCCGAGCCGTGACACACAGTAGCTTCATCAGGACGGTTTTGTCAGGTGACTCGGTTCAGACTGGGGATCAATGTCAGTGTCGTTAACATGGGGATATTTTTCTTCCCGTGCTGCATGCAGCTGTTCTTATTGTTACGTCAGCTTGTCTAGTAATTTATAAACAGTTCACAACTGAAGTCCTTTGCTTTTGATTAACAGGACACACTGATCGGACTGAGACAGCAACTGGACGAGGTCAAAGCCATCAATGTAGAAATGTACCAGAAAATGCAGGTACAGACAGGAACAAGCTCATGTCATCTAAGAGATAAACAAATGAGGACAAAACCTTTCCGGCAGTACTCACTGCTTCTCATCTCGTTTCTTAGTCATCTGatgaggagatgaagaagaagaatgatgTGATCAGCCGTCTGGAGGAGAAGACCAATCAGATCACTGCCACCATGAAGCAGCTGGAGCAAAGGTGAGACAGAAAAATCTCTTTGTCCCGTCAGAGCCCCTGGCTGTCTAAACCAGCTGTGTATCTGATCTACATGGAAATACATGACACCACTTCAGCAAACACTAAATAATAGATAAGGACGAGTTCTCCGCTCAGGCTagttgtctttctttctttatctttatcttattTAATAATGAGTATACACAACTTAGATTTAAGTTACACAGTAGAGAACTGTGAGGAAACGTGGGGAAAATATTTTTCATCTCTGCTCAGGTTTTCCCCCTGGACACGGGACAGCAGGTGGAAATTCTCTCTCACTTCTTTCTCTGCTACAACACAAAGTATCCCAAAGTACAAAACCTTACTGATTTGATCCAACTGGTTTGACATCGCTGGGGTTTTTACCTGATAATGTAGAGTGGGATGTGGTTGTTGAGTCTGTCATCTGCTGAGCTGAGTCCCACAGTgtctcttgttgtttgtgtAGTTACCAGGTGGCAGTCTGAACAATAGCTGAAGGCATATAGTGCACTGTTACTATGTGGAAAagctccttctcctcttcataaagtatctgtctatctatttatttcataaaagtGCTTTCGTGTGTTCTAACGTCTTTTGCATTCAGTGGAGACTACCCTACAACAACTGGTCCAGCTTCACAGAGACATTTTGGACGCTCATTAGCTCTTAGATCAATTAAATGCTAAAGTTAGACAGTGGCACCGTCTACAGAAAGCAGGACAACATGGCTCATTTGATCTGCTGATAAAACTACTGAGCAAAGAATGAGGAGATGAAGAGTTTGGTTGTATAGTTATATTCTTTGATGATTATTTCAGGAGTGGAGGTGTCTGTTCTATCGGCcatgttttttagtttgaaaaaataattcattGCTAATGTTGTTGGATATAAGCCATTTCAATatgtctttgtcaaactggcTCCTGGTTGAAGCATAACAGCACAGtgttattatatttaaactaCTTTCTCCACCTCTATTCAATCATAACACTGTGAATTACATTTCTatggaataaaacatgaatCTTGAAGACGAGCAGAGACGCTGATGCTCACATAGGagactgtactgtatgttgggTGACGGTAGCTGTAGTTCAGGGCGTCACCTGATAACTAAATTGATTATGAGATACGTCAGGATTTGCTTCCTTGTGGAAACTCTGCAGCCCTCAATCAACCAGTCATCATCAAGCTGATGATAACATACCCTGCAGACATGTTCATGCTCCATAGTGCTCATAGAAACCTTACGATCCCTCCTCATCCCGTCGTCCTTCAGTCGACACACTccatccctctcctccccttttGAGTTGGTTTAAGTCTGTTCCATCCTATTTGTGATTAGTTGtgaatgtttttgctgctctaAATGTTGATGTAGGCTGGACACAGACCCCTAGATACTGTTGTTGTTCTCTGCCGgagttttgttctgttttaggTGAAACATTTCAGAGCCACCGTTTAAATGTAGATATTTTTCACAGCTAATAATCAGAATAACATGTTGCTTGTACTATCAATGAtgtaactactgtatgtgttgctgTGAACATGAATAATATAGTTTAGTGCACAGGTCCAGCTTTTGTCTGCTCGAGTTATGTTCCCGTCTGTCCACATTACCTTTCCCTGCTTCTCCTTCACACCTTCAGTCATCATTCATGTGCTTACTGTGAAAGGAAATATATCCAGACTGCAGAAATCTGATCACAGAGTGAATCCGGCAGCCTGAAATCAGATTTCCGTGTTTTAATATCTTTAATTTACACTTCCTGCTGTGATGTGATGCTAAAAGTCACTTAAAGTGTTC is a genomic window containing:
- the rufy2 gene encoding RUN and FYVE domain-containing protein 2 isoform X2; protein product: MASPAETDLALSEGDSSKERAQVFGILRLQEERSGAGDRASSTGRGGGGGGGGGGGDGRWQAPIFALARKASETISGSIHVLPKVSEGRTSLPGDWTVQALRDPMAMERANLLNMAKLSIKGLIESALSFGRTLDSDYPPLQQFFVVMEHCLKHGLRVKKSFLGFNKSLWGPLELVEKLCPEAAEISASVRDLPGLKTPLGRARAWLRLALMQKRLADYLRLLITRKDLLSDFYENSALMLEEEGAVIVGLLVGLNVIDANLCVKGEDLDSQVGVIDFSMYLKNDIDDYRSEERNSQIASILDQKNYVEELNRQLNTTVHGLQGRVDSLEKSNSKLIEELAIAKNNIIKLQEENQQLRSENTIILLKTQQHLEVTQGDVTVERDTYKQSRQGLDEMYNEARRQLKEECQLRQDVENELVVQVSMKQEMELAMKLLEKDIHEKQDTLIGLRQQLDEVKAINVEMYQKMQSSDEEMKKKNDVISRLEEKTNQITATMKQLEQSDKDLLSQTRTLAMSFVKCASTDTEHQYKLVKDISF
- the rufy2 gene encoding RUN and FYVE domain-containing protein 2 isoform X1 produces the protein MASPAETDLALSEGDSSKERAQVFGILRLQEERSGAGDRASSTGRGGGGGGGGGGGDGRWQAPIFALARKASETISGSIHVLPKVSEGRTSLPGDWTVQALRDPMAMERANLLNMAKLSIKGLIESALSFGRTLDSDYPPLQQFFVVMEHCLKHGLRVKKSFLGFNKSLWGPLELVEKLCPEAAEISASVRDLPGLKTPLGRARAWLRLALMQKRLADYLRLLITRKDLLSDFYENSALMLEEEGAVIVGLLVGLNVIDANLCVKGEDLDSQVGVIDFSMYLKNDIDDYRSEERNSQIASILDQKNYVEELNRQLNTTVHGLQGRVDSLEKSNSKLIEELAIAKNNIIKLQEENQQLRSENTIILLKTQQHLEVTQGDVTVERDTYKQSRQGLDEMYNEARRQLKEECQLRQDVENELVVQVSMKQEMELAMKLLEKDIHEKQDTLIGLRQQLDEVKAINVEMYQKMQSSDEEMKKKNDVISRLEEKTNQITATMKQLEQRLQEAEKYRTLAEEGTRRFKLDFANKADSLQRQIEHRERQLQQLETDLKIEREWRQTLQSDLDRERETVAQLSTEALQIIGLKKEFHRLQDENIQLKTICEDQEQALEELGSKLSESKLKIEDIKEANKALQGGQVWLKDKEASHCKLCEKEFSISRRKHHCRNCGEIFCNSCSDNELPLPASPKPVRVCDTCHALLLQRCSSNPT